CGTGGTCCGGTTGATCCCGTAGAGATCCAGCAGATGGCCGGGTTCCCTCGAAATGTCCAGAGCGTCGGGCGCGGCCAGCTGGAGCCGGGCGGCGAGTTCGTAGCTGCGGATCCGTGCGTCCAACCGCGCATCCCCTTCCCGGCTGGAGGCATGCTCCCGATTGAGCCTTGCCAGCACGGACTGACCCGCGGCCTCGCTCTCCGGCGCGATGAAGGCCCCGGCAGGGCCGGGAAAAAGATCGGCGATCGGGTTCTCGCGGCCGGGAAAGATCATGGTTCCGGCATGCTGACCCGGAAGGAAGGCCGCATCCCAGTTTTTGGGGCCGTTGGATGCGAATCCTCGGTGATCCGGCAGGACCACAAACGCCGGGAGGTTCTCATTCTCGGTTCCCAGTCCATAGCTGACCCAGCTCCCCATGCCCGGGAAGCCCGGCATCTGAAATCCCGTCGCCTGCAGGTAGGTTGCCTGGCTGTGAATTCCGGTCTTGCCGACCATGTTGTGGACGAATGCCAGTTCATCGGCGACCGGGCCCAGGTCGGCGACCACTTCGCTCAACCACTGGCCGGAGTCGCCGCATCGCCGGAAGTCCCAGACCGGCTTCAGCCACGGGCCCAGGCCGTCCTGAAACGCCTCCACCCGCTCCCCAAAGTCGCTCGGTTGACCGTGGCGCTTCACCAACTCCGGCTTGTAATCAAACAGGTCCAGCGGGCTGGCGGCGCCGGCCATGAACAACTGGATCACCCGGCGCGCCTTGGGGGCGTGATGGCATCCGGAAGGGACGCCGCTCGCGCCCGAGGCGGAACCCGACGCCAGGAGTCCGTCCCGATTGAGGAGACTCGCCAGAGCCAGTCCCCCGAGGCCGCCCCCTGACTGCCAGAGGAACTCGCGCCGGGACCTGCGGTGCCCGTCAAAAGGGGCGGCGTGAAATGCGGAGACCGGGTCCATGCTCAGTCCACAAACGCGAACTCATTCAGATTGAACAGGAGCCGGCAGGAGTTTGCGAGGCCATGACTGCGGGCGTGTGCGGCAAGGACCGCCACTGTCTCCGCGTCCGGCGCCCGGCCAAACGCCACCCACCACGCGTGCCGCACCTGCGACTCCGGATCCGGAGCGGATCGCACCAGGATGTCCGCAAAATGCCCGGCCATGGTCAGGACCAGCGCATTGTTCATCACGGCCAGCGCCTGAAGCGGTGAGGCGCTTTCATTCCGGCGCGCCACCTGCATGGATGGATCCGCACAGTCCAACGTGGTCAGAAACGGCTGGGGTTGGGAGCGCACGATCCACCGATACACCGTCCGGCGATGGGACGCCGGATCATCCGGGTCATGCAACCCGTACTCGTAATGGGGTGAGTGCTCGGGTTTCTCGACCACAAAATCCCGGAAGCCCGGACCGCCCATGCGCAGATCGAGGCGGCCGGAAACCGACAGGATCGCGTCGCGCAGGGCCTCAGCCTCCAGTTTGCGCCGGTTCATCCGCCAGAGGAGCCGGTTGTCCGAGTCGCGTGCGGCGGCATCCGGGCGGTCCGTGGACACCTGCCGGTAGGTGGCGCTGGTCACCAGCAGCCGATGCAGCGCCTTGAGCCCCTGCGGTCCGTCTCGGAACGTGGCCGCGAGCCAGTCCAGCAACTCCGGATGGCTGGGAAGCGAACCCATGCGCCCGAAATCATTCGGCGTGTCCACAATCCCCCGTCCGAAGTGGTATTGCCACACCCGGTTCACGATGGACCTCCACGTGAGGACATTTTCCGGGGCGGCGAGCCAGCGGGCCAGCGCGGCCCGACGATCCCCCTCTCCATGATTCGCAGGCAGACCGAAGCTGGGGGAAAGCGCGGGGAGGCATTGGAGTGCCCCGGGCTCCACCTCGCGTCCGGGCCGTTCAATGCTGCCGCGGTTGAGGATCCGGACGGCCCGCGGCTTCCCGCCGTTCGCCCCGGTGCCCGAAAACGCCCCGTTGCCGGTGTACACCGCGGCCACATAGGCCCTCGCGGGAGTCGGGAGCTCCCGCAGCGCCGCCGCCACCCCCTCGAGCGCCTCGCGCAAAC
Above is a window of Verrucomicrobiia bacterium DNA encoding:
- a CDS encoding DUF1501 domain-containing protein → MDPVSAFHAAPFDGHRRSRREFLWQSGGGLGGLALASLLNRDGLLASGSASGASGVPSGCHHAPKARRVIQLFMAGAASPLDLFDYKPELVKRHGQPSDFGERVEAFQDGLGPWLKPVWDFRRCGDSGQWLSEVVADLGPVADELAFVHNMVGKTGIHSQATYLQATGFQMPGFPGMGSWVSYGLGTENENLPAFVVLPDHRGFASNGPKNWDAAFLPGQHAGTMIFPGRENPIADLFPGPAGAFIAPESEAAGQSVLARLNREHASSREGDARLDARIRSYELAARLQLAAPDALDISREPGHLLDLYGINRTTRQWPKEINAPEEMDTFGRKCLVARRLVERGVRFVQIWSGNDNGFPRRNWDSHEDIRRDHGPLARGFARGTAALIQDLKQRGLLEDTLILWTTEFGRMPSSQGGLGRDHNPYCFTNWLCGGGIRGGVVCGESDPWGYKPLDRRHPTTVYDIHATVLHLMGLDHTRLTFRHNGVDRRLTDVHGEVIRGLMA